A region of Parachlamydia acanthamoebae DNA encodes the following proteins:
- a CDS encoding cation:proton antiporter yields MADIWILATLWIGLALISTFISIKLRIATALSEIFIGIATQAIVITYFAGFSLGANQPWIAFLAGCGAIVLTFLAGAELDPLIFRSKWKEVSLIGIIAFFVPFFGCAATAYYILHWDVMASWLCGVALSTTSVTVVYAVMLELGLNRTEFGKIVLGACFINDLGTVIALGLLFSPFTMKTLIFVIASIALFIFLPHVTQYFFQLYGDLPAEIETKYILLVLFGMGGLATWAGSEAVLPAYMIGMILAGTVGKNLAFIRRIRTLTLGFLTPFYFIRAGSLVSLSALIAAPLAFVVLLTAKMLTKICGVYPTAKLIKYPHLESMYTTLLMSTGLTFGTISSLFGLTHGIINSEQYSYLVAAVIGTAIVPTIIANAFYLPKHLLQENEPKIKPPKQ; encoded by the coding sequence ATGGCGGACATCTGGATTTTGGCAACACTATGGATAGGATTAGCTCTTATTTCCACTTTTATTTCTATCAAATTGAGGATTGCAACAGCCCTATCTGAAATTTTTATCGGTATTGCCACACAAGCGATTGTGATCACTTATTTCGCGGGATTTTCCTTAGGAGCAAATCAACCTTGGATTGCATTTTTAGCGGGCTGTGGAGCCATTGTTTTAACTTTTCTTGCAGGAGCAGAACTTGATCCTTTAATTTTTCGTTCGAAGTGGAAAGAAGTCAGCTTGATTGGAATAATCGCCTTTTTTGTCCCATTTTTTGGATGCGCCGCCACCGCTTATTATATCCTTCATTGGGATGTCATGGCAAGCTGGCTATGTGGCGTAGCTTTATCCACAACATCAGTGACGGTCGTTTATGCCGTCATGCTTGAGCTGGGACTTAATCGAACAGAATTTGGAAAAATTGTGCTCGGAGCATGCTTTATCAATGACTTGGGAACTGTGATTGCACTGGGACTCCTTTTTTCTCCATTCACCATGAAAACCCTGATTTTTGTGATCGCGAGCATTGCTCTGTTCATTTTTTTACCTCATGTCACCCAATATTTTTTCCAATTATACGGGGATCTCCCTGCCGAAATTGAAACGAAATATATTTTACTTGTACTATTTGGCATGGGCGGATTAGCCACTTGGGCTGGAAGCGAAGCCGTTTTACCAGCTTACATGATTGGTATGATTTTAGCTGGAACGGTTGGGAAAAACCTCGCCTTTATTCGACGGATTCGCACATTAACTTTAGGCTTTTTAACCCCTTTTTATTTTATTCGAGCAGGCTCACTTGTCTCACTATCGGCATTAATAGCTGCCCCTTTGGCCTTTGTTGTTTTGCTTACAGCAAAAATGCTTACAAAAATTTGTGGCGTCTACCCAACTGCTAAGTTAATCAAATACCCTCACCTAGAGTCAATGTACACAACATTATTAATGTCGACTGGGCTAACTTTTGGGACTATTTCGTCATTATTTGGATTAACTCATGGAATTATTAACTCAGAACAATATTCCTATTTAGTTGCGGCAGTCATAGGAACTGCAATTGTTCCAACTATCATTGCTAATGCTTTTTATCTTCCTAAGCATCTTCTTCAAGAAAATGAACCAAAAATAAAACCACCAAAACAATAG
- a CDS encoding universal stress protein: MIKKILVAYDGEQSHSAFLFGLDMAKKFDAEIEILSIVRILEPPEDVETRDNLEKGKDHYEKFFKLLRHEARSHGLRIKTEIALGHPAEQIIHWAEKKKVDVIILGPQTKNTLGQWLLGSIPDRVVHHAPCTVIVVKPDHHKS; encoded by the coding sequence ATGATAAAAAAAATTTTAGTCGCTTACGATGGAGAACAATCCCATTCTGCATTTCTTTTTGGCTTGGATATGGCAAAAAAATTTGATGCTGAAATTGAAATCCTATCAATAGTGCGCATCTTAGAACCACCAGAAGATGTTGAAACACGCGATAATTTAGAAAAAGGAAAAGATCACTATGAGAAGTTTTTTAAACTTTTGAGACATGAAGCCCGTTCCCATGGTTTACGTATTAAAACTGAAATTGCGCTTGGTCATCCAGCCGAACAAATCATTCATTGGGCTGAAAAGAAAAAAGTTGATGTAATCATACTGGGGCCCCAGACTAAAAATACATTGGGTCAGTGGTTACTAGGATCTATTCCTGACCGAGTCGTTCATCATGCTCCTTGTACGGTTATTGTTGTAAAGCCAGATCATCATAAAAGTTAA
- the xseA gene encoding exodeoxyribonuclease VII large subunit codes for MPHEAPILTVSQLTTAIKHSLESTFSLVWLQGEVSNCKVQSSGHIYFSLKDAHAQVAAVMFRGDASSLKMIPKDGDQVIVQGQLNVYPPTGKYQIVVRELRLAGLGELLLKLEELKIKLHKKGWFKAEHKKALPKFPKRIGVVTSPTGAVIQDILNILTRRATGFHLILNPVKVQGPGAAQEIAKAIQDFNTFNLVDVMIVGRGGGSIEDLWAFNEEIVAEAIFNSQIPVISAVGHETDHCIADYVADVRAPTPSAAAEIVITENAQQLHHFQQILRRLDHSMRQTLHHHRLCLKTILKQPLLASPYAILGSWMQKADEFRQELDQSTFRLLKQHRFALESREKILQTLKPTMQIFHLKEKLVNLRKAIDFFVLQKLNELRKAIQLKDEKILMDQRWKVKLEHLRELLKNKEDALKSINPRNLLTKGYTILFSEKDQSVISSVRMLKKDQKIRMLLSDGEALAQINEIYSK; via the coding sequence ATGCCGCACGAAGCTCCTATTTTAACAGTTTCACAGCTGACCACTGCAATTAAGCATAGTTTGGAATCGACCTTTTCTCTTGTTTGGTTACAGGGAGAAGTGAGCAATTGTAAAGTGCAATCCTCTGGTCACATCTATTTTTCTTTAAAGGATGCGCATGCACAAGTGGCGGCCGTGATGTTTCGGGGGGATGCCTCCAGTCTAAAAATGATTCCAAAAGATGGAGATCAAGTGATTGTTCAGGGGCAGCTGAATGTTTATCCCCCAACAGGAAAATATCAGATCGTTGTTCGGGAGTTACGGTTAGCTGGTCTTGGTGAGTTGTTGCTTAAATTGGAAGAGCTTAAAATTAAACTGCACAAAAAAGGGTGGTTTAAGGCAGAGCATAAAAAAGCCTTGCCCAAATTTCCTAAGCGAATAGGGGTTGTGACAAGTCCCACAGGGGCTGTTATTCAAGATATTTTAAATATTTTAACGAGACGGGCCACTGGCTTTCACTTAATTTTGAATCCTGTGAAAGTTCAGGGACCTGGGGCTGCGCAAGAAATTGCAAAAGCTATCCAGGATTTTAATACCTTTAATCTTGTCGATGTCATGATTGTTGGGAGAGGTGGCGGAAGCATTGAAGACCTTTGGGCCTTTAACGAAGAGATTGTCGCAGAGGCCATTTTTAATAGTCAAATTCCTGTGATTTCGGCTGTCGGACATGAAACGGATCATTGCATTGCCGATTATGTCGCAGATGTACGCGCGCCAACACCTTCGGCGGCGGCAGAAATTGTGATCACCGAAAATGCTCAGCAATTGCATCATTTTCAGCAGATTTTACGCCGTCTCGATCACAGCATGAGACAGACACTTCATCATCATCGTCTTTGTTTAAAAACCATTTTAAAGCAGCCTTTATTAGCCAGTCCTTATGCCATCTTGGGATCTTGGATGCAAAAAGCGGATGAATTTCGGCAAGAATTGGATCAATCGACTTTTCGATTGCTCAAGCAGCATCGCTTTGCTTTAGAATCGCGAGAAAAAATTTTGCAAACCCTAAAGCCCACAATGCAAATTTTTCATCTGAAGGAAAAATTAGTCAATTTGCGCAAAGCGATCGATTTCTTCGTTTTGCAAAAACTAAATGAATTAAGAAAAGCGATTCAGCTAAAAGATGAGAAAATTCTAATGGATCAAAGGTGGAAAGTTAAACTAGAGCATTTGCGTGAGCTTTTAAAAAATAAAGAAGACGCATTAAAATCGATAAATCCACGAAATTTATTAACAAAAG
- a CDS encoding class I SAM-dependent methyltransferase produces MVAAGDLDAKHYKKNSILQYALAQDPLNYFPFTGNENVLDIGCGDGKITAEIAKKIPNGFAIGIDKSPGMIHLAKQSFSNVEYPNLDFQIQDAVQLPFEQSFDLITSFSCLHWVKNQKAVFQQMKQLLNYGGKAIIVTFPRCLTFWDPIEAVADHPKWRNYFLQDPRPYEFLDQNAYSQVVQEAGLKMLHIETSSHAAKFHGKKGFEDYVRGWLPFLIALPKEFHDPFLDEIGNKSLEFVPVSEDGCVYHPYEKISMILEQNTFTGYLSF; encoded by the coding sequence ATGGTAGCTGCAGGCGATTTAGACGCAAAACACTATAAAAAAAATTCTATTTTACAGTATGCTCTTGCGCAGGACCCCTTGAATTATTTTCCTTTTACAGGAAATGAAAACGTTCTAGATATTGGATGTGGTGATGGAAAAATTACAGCAGAGATTGCCAAAAAAATTCCCAACGGTTTTGCGATTGGAATTGATAAATCACCCGGAATGATTCATTTGGCTAAGCAATCATTTTCAAATGTAGAATATCCAAATTTAGATTTTCAAATTCAAGATGCCGTTCAATTACCATTTGAACAAAGTTTTGATCTCATTACTTCGTTTAGTTGTTTACATTGGGTAAAAAATCAAAAGGCTGTTTTTCAGCAAATGAAACAACTCCTTAACTATGGAGGAAAAGCGATTATTGTGACGTTTCCTCGCTGCCTCACTTTTTGGGATCCAATCGAAGCAGTTGCCGATCATCCAAAATGGCGTAATTATTTTCTTCAAGATCCACGTCCTTATGAATTTTTAGATCAAAATGCTTATTCTCAAGTAGTGCAAGAAGCTGGATTGAAAATGCTTCATATCGAAACGTCTAGTCATGCGGCAAAATTTCATGGGAAGAAGGGATTCGAAGATTATGTGAGAGGGTGGCTTCCATTTTTGATTGCGCTGCCTAAAGAATTTCACGATCCTTTTTTAGATGAGATAGGAAATAAATCTCTTGAATTTGTCCCTGTCAGCGAAGACGGGTGTGTTTACCATCCTTACGAAAAAATAAGTATGATTCTGGAACAAAATACCTTCACAGGGTATTTGAGTTTTTAG
- a CDS encoding ribonuclease R family protein, translated as MPKKVSSDKKKVVSISKKPKKSKKEEKLFQNFLKTVEQFIGGKAFFPATFSELSQKLQIHPQHIEIFQEVLDALVAKGVTQLSQGKYIAKKTHTDVISGIIHMHPRGFGFVQPDDPSVCDQDIFIPRPHTQNAVDGDKVEVVIDTLAISEKGPEGKVIAIVERGRTHIAGIIRTVYPNGAVYAYVPLLGTSQQVVVQQAEGKPLQVGDRVIMEVVDWGDKKNETTCRMSHYLGHISDPACDIPAAIEEYELRADFPSKALTEAKDFGKVVSKKDLVDREDLRDVECFTIDPDTAKDFDDALSLAKSEDGHFHLGVHIADVSHYVQQGSALDLEASRRGNSTYFPGYCLPMLPHELSSNLCSLRANVNRLTVSVHIHFDPEGNMLDYRISRSVIKSKKRMTYREAKQILDGQKKSPYEPTLQLMVELCYKLKRKRYERGSIEFAMPDLVVKVNENGVPQGLDLVVYDITHQLVEEFMLKANEVIALHLDQEGKNLPYRIHDVPSSENMRDFSFLTSAFGFHLSEAPTPSELQKLFDEALETPYGQYLATSYIRRMRLAVYSPANIGHYGLGLTHYCHFTSPIRRYVDLIIHRLLFGLEADLPHLEMVAAQCSEQERLSAKAEGSVVLLKKYRLLQEIKQQDPYKQYDAVITRVKNFGFFFEVLDFMLEGFLHVSEIGNDYYLYDEPSLSLKGTRTGQGFTSGTKISVILKEIDFITLESKWHFVQAEPTEKKSPKGSSKRKGKNFTSAKKKPSKSPSKSRPRKRK; from the coding sequence ATGCCAAAAAAAGTCTCAAGTGACAAAAAAAAAGTCGTCTCCATCTCTAAAAAACCTAAAAAATCTAAAAAAGAGGAAAAGCTGTTTCAAAATTTCCTTAAAACTGTCGAACAGTTTATTGGAGGAAAAGCATTTTTTCCTGCGACTTTTTCTGAATTAAGTCAAAAGCTTCAAATTCATCCCCAGCACATCGAAATATTTCAAGAAGTTTTAGATGCTCTAGTTGCAAAAGGGGTCACCCAGCTTTCTCAAGGAAAGTACATTGCCAAAAAAACACATACAGATGTGATTAGCGGAATTATTCATATGCATCCCCGTGGTTTTGGTTTTGTACAACCCGACGATCCTTCGGTGTGCGATCAAGATATTTTTATCCCTCGTCCTCATACACAAAATGCTGTGGATGGCGATAAGGTTGAGGTCGTCATCGATACACTTGCAATTTCTGAAAAAGGACCAGAAGGCAAAGTTATCGCGATTGTTGAACGCGGTCGGACACACATTGCAGGAATTATCCGAACAGTTTATCCCAATGGCGCCGTTTATGCCTATGTGCCTTTACTTGGGACGTCTCAACAAGTTGTCGTTCAACAAGCAGAGGGCAAACCTTTGCAAGTTGGTGATCGCGTGATCATGGAAGTCGTGGACTGGGGAGATAAAAAGAATGAAACGACCTGTCGCATGTCTCACTATTTAGGGCACATTTCCGATCCCGCATGCGATATTCCTGCAGCTATTGAAGAGTACGAGCTTCGAGCAGATTTCCCTTCCAAAGCTTTGACAGAAGCTAAAGATTTTGGGAAGGTTGTATCGAAAAAAGATCTGGTCGATCGAGAAGATTTAAGAGATGTTGAATGTTTTACAATTGATCCCGATACAGCAAAAGATTTTGACGATGCTTTGAGTCTTGCGAAGAGTGAAGATGGGCATTTTCATTTAGGCGTACATATCGCGGATGTGTCCCACTATGTGCAACAAGGATCGGCATTGGATCTTGAGGCAAGCCGTCGCGGGAACTCAACCTACTTTCCAGGCTATTGCTTACCAATGCTTCCACACGAATTGTCTAGCAATTTGTGCAGTTTAAGAGCAAATGTGAATCGTCTAACTGTTTCCGTACATATCCACTTTGATCCGGAAGGGAATATGCTGGACTACCGCATTTCTCGCTCTGTGATCAAAAGCAAAAAGCGGATGACTTATAGAGAAGCTAAGCAAATCTTGGATGGTCAGAAAAAAAGTCCTTATGAACCGACTTTGCAGCTGATGGTTGAGCTTTGTTACAAACTCAAACGCAAACGTTATGAAAGAGGTAGCATTGAATTTGCGATGCCAGATCTCGTGGTTAAGGTAAATGAAAACGGTGTTCCACAAGGATTAGACCTGGTTGTTTATGATATTACGCACCAGCTTGTCGAAGAATTTATGTTGAAAGCGAATGAAGTAATTGCTCTGCATCTTGATCAAGAAGGAAAAAATCTCCCTTACCGAATTCACGATGTGCCTTCTTCTGAAAACATGCGCGATTTTTCCTTTTTGACAAGTGCCTTTGGTTTTCATTTGTCTGAAGCGCCTACGCCTTCCGAGCTACAAAAACTATTTGATGAAGCTTTAGAGACTCCCTATGGACAGTATTTAGCGACTTCTTACATCCGGCGCATGCGTCTGGCTGTTTATTCTCCAGCAAATATTGGGCATTATGGGCTAGGACTAACGCATTATTGCCACTTTACGAGCCCTATTCGCCGTTATGTGGATCTGATTATTCATCGTCTTTTATTTGGTTTAGAGGCAGACCTTCCTCATTTAGAGATGGTTGCAGCGCAGTGCTCAGAACAAGAACGGTTAAGTGCTAAAGCGGAAGGAAGCGTTGTTTTATTAAAGAAATACCGTCTTCTCCAAGAAATCAAGCAGCAAGATCCTTATAAACAATATGACGCTGTGATCACACGCGTCAAAAATTTTGGCTTCTTTTTTGAAGTTCTTGATTTTATGCTTGAGGGATTCTTGCATGTCTCTGAAATCGGAAATGATTACTATTTATATGATGAGCCTTCTTTAAGTCTTAAAGGAACACGAACGGGTCAGGGTTTTACTTCTGGAACAAAAATTTCTGTGATTTTAAAGGAGATTGATTTTATCACTCTGGAAAGTAAGTGGCATTTTGTTCAGGCAGAGCCAACAGAAAAAAAATCTCCAAAGGGATCATCGAAACGAAAGGGAAAAAATTTTACAAGCGCGAAAAAGAAGCCCTCCAAATCTCCATCAAAAAGTCGTCCGCGTAAAAGAAAATAA